The Papio anubis isolate 15944 chromosome 1, Panubis1.0, whole genome shotgun sequence genome window below encodes:
- the LOC103876503 gene encoding LOW QUALITY PROTEIN: GON-4-like protein (The sequence of the model RefSeq protein was modified relative to this genomic sequence to represent the inferred CDS: inserted 1 base in 1 codon) has protein sequence MDPEVRLSSPPGKPKDSSSVDGQSVGTPVGPETGGEKDGPEEEDFDDLTQDEEDEMSSASEESVFSVPELQEVFMCPRGWSRSPDLVIHPSWPPNHVKFYKKTKQLPGLVKCCEEIQPHQWKPPIDREEHRLPFWLKASLPSIQEELRHMADGAREVGHVTGTTEINSDRSLEKDNLELESETRYPLLLPKGVVLKLKPVANRFPRKAWRQKRSTVLKPLLIQPNPSLQPSFNPGKTPAQSTHSEAPPSKMVLRIPHLIQPATVLQTVPGVPPLGVSGGESFESPAALPAMPPEGRTSFPLSESQTLLSSAPVPKVMLPFLAPSKFRKPYVRRRPSKKRGVKASRRMKPAPVIHHPASVIFTVPATTVKIVSLGSGCNMIQPVHAAVARSPQTIPIXHPTSFPCQLSQPLVASSVSPLIVSGNSVNLPIPSTPEDKAHVNVDIACAVANGENAFQGLEPKLEPQELSPLSATVFPKVEHSPGPPSADAECQEGLSENSAYRWTVVKTEEGRQALEPLPQGIQESVNNSSSGDLEEVVKMEPEDATEEISGSPERDICDDIKEEHAVELDTGVASEELNSAREVKKQTVLQKEEERSQPAKTPSSSQEHPDEGTSGTDVNKGSSKNALSSMDPEVRLSSPPGKPEDSPNVDDQSVETPVGPETGGEKNGPEEEEEEDFDDLTQDEEDEMSSASEESVLSVPELQDLAPVVHVVEREDQVLQGRRNNVFHVCYKETASKLLEKAETIIELATSGEVGVGPARTPTSCCCSMMRTFLSKIPSGSRRTWLLPKLV, from the exons ATGGATCCTGAAGTGAGGCTTAGTAGCCCACCAGGGAAGCCCAAAGACTCATCCAGTGTTGATGGTCAGTCAGTGGGGACCCCAGTTGGACCAGAAACTGGAGGAGAGAAAGATGGACCAGAAGAAGAGGACTTTGATGACCTCACCCaagatgaggaagatgaaatGTCATCAGCTTCTGAGGAATCTGTGTTTTCTGTCCCAGAACTCCAG GAAGTTTTCATGTGTCCAAG aggatggtctcgatctcctgacctcgtgatccacccatcttggcctcccaatcaTGTTAAGTTTTATAAGAAGACCAAACAGCTGCCAGGCTTAGTAAAATGCTGTGAAGAGATCCAGCCACATCAGTGGAAGCCACCTATAGACAGAGAAGAACACCGGCTCCCATTCTGGTTAAAG GCCAGTCTGCCGTCCATCCAGGAAGAACTGCGGCACATGGCTGATGGTGCTAGAGAGGTAGGACATGTGACTGGAACCACTGAGATCAACTCAGATCGAAGCCTAGAAAAAGACAATTTGGAGTTGGAGAGTGAAACTCGGTACCCACTGCTATTGCCTAAGGGTGTGGTCCTGAAACTGAAGCCAGTTGCCAACCGTTTCCCCAGGAAGGCTTGGAGACAGAAGCGTTCAACAGTCTTGAAGCCCCTCCTTATCCAACCAAACCCCTCTCTCCAGCCTAGCTTCAACCCTGGGAAAACACCAGCCCAATCAACTCATTCAGAAGCCCCTCCGAGCAAAATGGTGCTCCGGATTCCTCACCTGATCCAGCCAGCCACTGTCTTACAGACAGTTCCAGGTGTCCCTCCACTGGGGGTCAGTGGAGGTGAGAGTTTTGAGTCTCCTGCAGCGCTGCCTGCTATGCCCCCTGAGGGCAGGACAAGCTTCCCTCTGTCTGAATCCCAGACTTTGCTCTCTTCTGCCCCTGTGCCCAAGGTAATGCTGCCCTTCCTTGCCCCTTCTAAGTTTCGGAAGCCATATGTGAGACGCAGACCCTCAAAGAAAAGGGGAGTCAAGGCCTCTCGCCGTATGAAACCTGCCCCTGTTATCCACCACCCTGCATCTGTTATCTTCACTGTTCCTGCTACCACTGTGAAGATTGTGAGCCTTGGCAGTGGCTGTAACATGATCCAGCCTGTCCATGCGGCTGTGGCCCGGAGTCCCCAGACTATTCCCA ACCACCCTACTTCCTTCCCCTGTCAATTGAGCCAGCCCCTTGTGGCCTCCTCTGTCTCACCCTTAATTGTTTCTGGCAATTCTGTGAATCTTCCTATACCTTCCACCCCTGAAGATAAGGCCCACGTGAATGTGGACATTGCTTGTGCTGTGGctaatggggaaaatgcctttCAGGGCCTAGAACCCAAATTAGAGCCCCAGGAACTATCTCCTCTCTCTGCTACTGTTTTCCCCAAAGTGGAACATAGCCCAGGGCCGCCATCAGCAGATGCAGAGTGCCAAGAAGGATTGTCAGAGAACAGTGCCTATCGCTGGACTGTTGTGAAAACAGAGGAGGGAAGACAAGCTCTGGAGCCGCTGCCTCAGGGCATCCAGGAGTCTGTAAACAACTCTTCCTCTGGGGATTTAGAGGAAGTTGTCAAGATGGAACCTGAAGATGCTACAGAGGAAATCAGTGGATCCCCTGAGCGTGATATTTGTGATGACATAAAAGAGGAACATGCTGTGGAATTGGACACTGGCGTCGCAAGCGAGGAGTTGAACAGTGCTAGAGAGGTAAAGAAACAGACAGTCTtacagaaggaagaggagaggagtcAGCCAGCTAAAACCCCTTCATCTTCTCAAGAGCACCCTGATGAAGGAACCTCAGGGACAGATGTGAACAAAGGATCATCAAAGAATGCTTTGTCCTCGATGGATCCTGAAGTGAGGCTTAGTAGCCCCCCAGGGAAGCCAGAAGACTCACCCAATGTTGATGATCAGTCAGTGGAGACTCCAGTTGGGCCAGAAACTGGAGGAGAGAAGAATGGGccggaagaagaggaagaagaggacttTGATGACCTCACCCaagatgaggaagatgaaatGTCATCAGCTTCTGAGGAATCTGTGCTTTCTGTCCCAGAACTCCAG GATTTGGCTCCGGTGGTGCACGTGGTGGAACGGGAAGATCAGGTGTTGCAGGGACGCAGAAACAATGTTTTTCATGTGTGCTACAAGGAGACAGCATCAAAGCTGCTGGAAAAAGCTGAAACAATCATAGAGCTTGCAACAAGTGGGGAAGTTGGGGTTGGGCCAGCAAGGACACCTACAAGCTGCTGTTGCAGTATGATGAGGACATTCTTGAGCAAGATCCCCTCAGGGAGCAGA